The sequence CAGTGGTCATCATCCAAACCCCGTTCCTCACTGCGATGTAGTCACCACCACCACCCACAAAACCCTACGCGGTCCCCGTGGCGGTTTAATTCTCACGCGCGATCCTGAACTCGGGAAAAAATTCAATAAATCTGTCTTCCCTGGTACCCAAGGCGGTCCTTTAGAGCACGTGATCGCAGGTAAAGCGGTTGCCTTTGGGGAAGCCCTCAAACCCGAATTTAAGGCTTATTCTGGACAAGTGATTGCCAATGCCCAAGCCATGGCGCAACAACTGCAAAACCGAGGCTTCAAAATTGTTTCTGGTGGCACGGATAATCACCTGATGTTGGTCGATCTGCGCTCGGTTAACCTCACTGGAAAACAAGCGGATCAATTAGTCAGTGATGTCAATATTACTGCTAATAAAAATACCGTTCCCTTTGATCCTGAATCTCCGTTTGTCACCAGTGGCTTACGTTTAGGTTCTCCTGCTATGACCACACGGGGTCTGGGCACAGAAGACTTTGCTGAGATTGCCAATATTATTGCTGATCGCTTACAAAACCCAGAAGATGAGCAAGTCAAACAAGCCTGCGTACAGCGAGTTGCTGCATTGTGTGAGCGGTTCCCTCTCTATCCGCACTTAAATGCCCCTGTTCCCGCAATGGCATAATCTTCAGGGTCAGCACTTGTTTCCTGTCATAAGGTAATGTCATGATAGATGTGTTCATGGCAAATCAAAACAACCATGTCTGCTGAGTCATATTACCTTCTTTCCTTTTTACTCGGGACAATCCTTGTTATTATGCTGACCCCAATTGTAAAAAGGGTTGGTATCGCGACAGGACAAGTGGATAAACCCGATTCCCGCAAGATCCATAACGCCCCCATTGTTCGCATTGGGGGGATCAGTATTTTTTCAGCAACTGTCTTGACTGTGGTTGCCCTTTACTTGACAAAAGGGTGGGATCTCTTATCTCCACAGGAAATCAAAAATGTGATCGGCGTTACTCTTGGGGGTTGCGTCTTTTTTTTAATGGGATTGGCTGATGATATCTTTGATCTGTCTCCTTTCAAACGATTAGGACTCCAATTTCTCGCCATTGGCGGTTTGTGGTGGCAAGGGTTGAGGATTGATTTAAGTTTTATTCCTTGGGACAATGCTCTGGTGGTCAATAGCTTAAGTTTTCTCATTACCTTTCTGTGGCTTGCTGGAGTGGCGAATGCTTTAAATTGGATTGATGGCATGGACGGCTTAGCATCAGGGGTAACGGGAATTATTGCCCTAGGGATTCTGTTTGTTACCTTAGAAAATGGCAACAACGGCATGGCTCTGCTGATGGCAATTATGGCGGGAAGCGCGATCGCGTTTCTGTGGTATAACTTCCATCCCGCAACCATTTTTATGGGCGATGGGGGCTCGAATTTTCTTGGCTTCATGCTTGCTGGGGCAAGTCTAGTGGGAATTGCTAATGAATCGGGTTGGGGCAATACCCTCGCTCCTTTTGTCTTTTTAGCCGTTCCCATTGGCGATATGATTATTGTGATTAATGCTCGCCTGCGGAAAGGAATGTCTCCCTTTGTCGCTGATAATATTCATGTTCATCATCGCCTCCTAGCGAAAGGGCTGTCTCAAACCATGACCGCACTATTGATTTACAGTGTGACCCTCTGGACGGGAACAATTGGCTTAATGTTTGGCGGAATTGAACAACCGTGGCTTTATTTTCTTCCCGCTACCATATTACTGTTAATAATGATTTGGCAATTGCAACGAAGCCGTAAGGTACAAAAAGAGGAATGATGAGCGCGGAAATTATTTGTGTGGGAACGGAACTCCTCTTAGGAGATATCTTAAACAGCAATACTCAATATTTAGGGCGACAATTAGCGGATTTAGGCATCCCTCACTACTTCCAGACGGTTGTTGGCGATAACCCAGAACGAATTAAACAGGTTTTGAAAATCGCCAGCGATCGCGCTGAGATTTTAATTTTTACAGGAGGATTAGGACCCACGCCTGATGATCTGACCACGGAAACCATTGCCAGCTTTTTTGAAACCCCTCTCGAAGAAAGACCCGAATTAATCACCGATATTCAAGAAAAGTTTGCCAAACGGGGACGAAAAATGTCTCCTAGTAATCGCAAACAAGCGCTGATGCCCGTAGGCGCAACAATTCTCCCGAATCCTATGGGCAGTGCTTCGGGGATGATTTGGCAACCCCGTGAAAGTTTAACGATGATGACCTTTCCTGGTGTTCCTGCGGAAATGCAACGGATGTGGGAAGAAACCGCCGTTCCCTACCTGAAAGCCCAAGGCTGGGGCGCAAATGTCATTCTCAGTCGTACCTTACGGTTTTGGGGGATTGGGGAATCGAATCTGGCGGAAAAAGTCAGTGCTTTGTTAGAAATGGATAACCCCACTGTCGCGCCCTATGCCTCCAAAGGGGAAGTGCGCTTGCGAGTTTCAGCCCGTGCCGAATCTCAAGAAAGCGCGATCGCGCTGATTCAGCCTTTAGAAGAACAAATTCAAGCCATTGCTGGACAAGACTACTTTGGTGCGGATGACGACACCTTAGCCAGTGTCGTCGGGAAACTCCTCTTAGAAGCCAAACAAACCGTTGCTGTTGCTGAATCTTGCACTGGGGGGGGGTTAGGGGCAATGCTGACTTCTGTTTCTGGCAGTTCGGGTTATTTCCTCGGCGGAACCGTCGCTTACAGTAATGAGGTGAAACAGGGGCAATTAGGCGTCAAAGCAGAATCTCTCAACCAAGAAGGCGCAGTCAGTGGGACGGTTGCTCAACAAATGGCATTAGGCGTTAAAAAACAATTCCATAGTGATTGGGGTTTGAGCATTACAGGAATTGCTGGCCCCACGGGCGGAACCGCCGAGAAACCTGTGGGCTTAGTTTATGTTGGTATTGCTGATCCCAATCAAAGCACGGATCAGCTAGAATTACGGCTAGGAGAACAACGCTTACGAGAGACCATTCGTCATATCAGCGCGTGCCATGCTCTCGACCAATTACGACGCAAATTGTTGTTAGCCCAAGAATGAGCAAGATGGAAGCCTTCAGCCCGATTCCCCCCAAATGGACTAATGATGCAGTTCATTCTCTCGACTTTTATTGTCCCCAGTGCGGAAATGAACCCCGAAAAGCACAACGGGTTTGGATTAATCGTCGTGCGCCCGTTATTGGCGATGATTATGAGCGCAAATGGCAAGAATTTTATCAATGTGACTGTGGAGAAGTCTGGTGGGCTTGGAGTAATGATCGTCCCCCGTCTGAGTTTGCTCAACGCGATAACCCTGTAGAAGAATAGCCGAAAAAATCCTGCAAAGGAGTGAAGGGGAGAGGGGGAGACAGGATGTAGGGTGAGGAGGAAACCAGTAGGGGCGAACGGTTGTTCGCCCTTAGACCAAAGAACAAAGAACAAATAATAGGAGTATTTTATGAGTTATGATTATGACTTATTCGTTATTGGTGGGGGTTCGGGTGGCATTGCTGCAGCCCGTCGCGCCACGGAATACGGGGCAAAAGTGGGACTTGCCGAATTTGATCGCTTAGGGGGAACTTGCGTGAATCGCGGTTGCATCCCGAAAAAGTTAATGGTCTATGGGTCTCATTTTCCCCATTGGTTTGAAGATGCCAAAGATTATGGTTGGTCTGTGGGAGAAGCAACTCTCGATTGGACAAAAATGACCAAAGTGGTGAATGGGGAGGTGGATCGCCTCAATGGGGTCTATCAACGGATGCTGGATAAAGCCGATGTCACCGTTTATCGAGGCTATGCTCAGTTTATAGATGCCCATACCCTGAAAATCGGAGAAGAAAAAGTCACTGCTGATAAAATTTTAATTGCCGTGGGTGGGATTCCCGAAAAAGCAGATGTTCCTGGAATTGAACACGCGATCATCTCCGATGCGATGTTTACCTTACCCCAACAACCGAAACGGTTTGTGGTTCTCGGTGGCGGTTATATTGGGGTTGAGTTTGGTTGTATTCTGAATGCTTTAGGGTCGCAAGTCACTCAGATTATTCGCCGTCCTTATATTTTACGCGGGTTTGACCACGATATTCGCGAACATCTCCAAAATAGTCTCATTGAGCAAGGGGTTAATGTTTGGGGAAATACAGAAATTACATCCATTGAAAAAACGAAAGAGGGCTTCAAGTTAACCACAACTGGCGATCGCGCGGAAACCATCACCGCAGATGTCGTCTTAGCTGCAACTGGACGGATTCCTCGTTTAGAAAAATTAGGACTGGAAAACACCAGCGTGGAAGTGAACAACGGCGCGATCGCGGTGAATGATTATAGTTGCACGACTGTTCCCAATATCTTCGCCGTCGGTGACTGTACGGATCGCATCAATCTGACACCTGTGGCGATTCAAGAAGGACGCGCTTTTGCGGATACCGAGTTTGGCGGGAAAGATCGCATCATGAGTCATGAAAATGTTCCCTCTGCGGTCTTCACTAGCCCCGAAGCAGCAACGGTGGGCTTTACGGAAGCTGAAGCTAAAGAACAATTTGGAGAAGATGATATTCAAATTTATCGCGCCCGCTTTGGTTCGACTTACTTTAGCGTCACGCAACGGAAAGAAAAAGCCATGTTAAAATTAGTGGTTCAAAAAAGCAGCGATCGCGTGTTAGGGGCGCACATGGTCGGTGAAGCAGCAGCAGAAATCATGCAAGGGGTTGCTATTCCTATTAAAATGGGTGCAACCAAAGCGGATTTTGATGCCACAGTTGCGATTCATCCCTCCGTTGCTGAAGAATTTGTCACCATGCGCTAATTAATATCAAATCCTTCATCAGAAGGGGGTTGGACAGTAGTTCGCCCCTTTTTTTTCGATTCTTTTATCTTAATGCAACGAACAACGAACGAAGAACGGTCTCAGATGAGGAAATAGTTACTGAGATTGTGCAACTTCCATTTCTTCAGAGGGCGGGAGTAACCGTTTAGAAGAGGGGCGAAACTTATCGGTTTCTCGCAGACGCTGACTGAGAAAACGACAGATTTCGAGAATAATATGGGGGCGCTGACTGATGACGCTGATAAAACGGCTTTTTTCCAGTTTCAGGAGAGTGCAATCTTGCAGCGCGATCGCGCTTTCCCAATGGGGGGCTTCATCAAATAAAGAAACTTCCCCGAAATACTCACCAACCGAGAGATGGCGTAAATCTTGAGATTCACCGTCAAAATCTTTGACAATGCGGACGCTTCCTTCCGCAATAATATAAAGATGCGTTCCCCATTTCCCTTCACTAAAGATGGTCTGATCGGCTAAAACTTGTTCCTGTTCGAGGGCTTTATCAATTAATAATAATTCCTCTAAAGATAAGTTTTTAAATAGAGCAACGTTTTTGAGTAAGAGTAAACGATTCATAAGCACATTTTGTAAAGAGGGACGATGAAGGATCGGGAGAAACAGTTGTTGGGCGGTATTTTTCACCAACGGATCGGGGTCTTTCATCAAGGCAAAGGGCACAGTTGCCATCACAATTAAAGCCCCAATGCGAATCCAACGATCGCGCGCTTCTAGGGCTTCTAACAGTAATTTATACCCTTTTGACCGTAACCAAGCAGGTGAGGTGGTGCGCGATCGAGCCGTGGGTTTCGGCTGCGGTTGACCCATCTGTTCTAAAATTGGCATCAACGGCAGGGCAAACCGTCGCTGGGGTAAAGTAGCAAGCACTTCCACCGCGTTGGCAACTTCCCGAGGATTGGTGGAGTTAAACGCTCGGCTGACTGTGTTAACGGTGCGCGAGTGTCCTAAACAAGATAGAATGTATAACACTTTCTGGACTACTCGGTTATGATAATCAGAAATCGCGATCGCTAAAGGTCGCCAGTTCGGGTCAGACTGAGGAATCTGTTTTTGCCAGGCTTGGGTTTTATTCAATTCCCGAAAATCAGGGGCGAGATAGTCTAATAAAATTTCATTGGCTTTTTTCGTCCGTACTTGTGTAATCGCCGTGATCGCAGCATTAACCACTTCTGAGTTACGAGAAGAGAGACTGTCTTTGGCTAAGGCTAATCCCTGTTCACCATAGGTGGCTAACACTTGGGCTGCTTCTTGTCGCACTCGCGGATCGGCATCTCCTAATCCCATGCCCACATTATGAAGCATTCCTTCACAGCGCGTAACCCCCAACAGGTGGAAAGCAGCAGCCCGTACTTCCGAATTAGGATGTTTCAAGTCTCGACTCGCCATTTCTGCAATTTCAATATCTCCGCGATCTGAAACTTTGGCGAGTGCTTCTAAGCCTGCTTTTTTTAGGGTTGCGTTATCGTTGCTTAAAATCGGTTCTAGGAGGTAGATCAAATCTCGATTTTCCGTTTTTCCAATCACTCGCGCGATCGCGATCGCTGCCTGTTCTTCCCAAGGAGAATCCCACACTTGTTCACTCATCGCCTCAATTTCCCGATTCGTAGGAGTCAGAGACATTTTTACCACTAGGGCTGCCAATAAGCGAATTTTTTGGCTTTCTGCTTGCAACAGTTGCTGTATTTTCAGGAGAGAAAGGGAGTCTTGATTGGCGATTAAAATTTCTAATGCGGTTGTTTTCAAGGCAACGCGATCGCTGTCCAGAAATTCTTTAAACTTGTCTAAAGCCTCAGTATCCGCATCTGTACCAAAGACATCGACAACAGCTAAGCGAATCGCTGCGTCATTGCCATTTTCTTCCAGTAACACTTTCACTTCGGGTAAAAACTGACTCGGTTTTCCCAGACGACGGGCAAATTCTAGCCCTTTGACCTTGGTGTAGGGATCACCATTAATAATCAAATCTTGGATTGCTGTGCTCGATCCTGCGGGAAGTTGGGTGCGATAATTAAACTCATCTAACTCCAAGGTATTGGAGCGAATCATGCTTTCTAGCCCTTCTGCATAGAGTCTTCCCATGGGCAGTCGCGCTAGTAACCCCACTGTTGTCAGAATAATGGCAATCCCACCAATTTGCATCGCACTGAGAAAAGATTGAGCAATTAGTAAGGAAACCCCAGCTAGGGTTAACCCCACAGCATAAAAAATCCCATCTGTCAAGGTTCGCACTCGTCCTGAAAATTCGGGGGGGATGGCGTTATAGTTGAGTTGGTGAACGGGAGTGGCTAACCCTTTATTAATTGAATCGCCATTAATATTGAGCGCGATCGCGCTTTTCAGGTCTCCTCTTAACGCAAATCCCAATAAAGCAGCAAGGGTCACCATGGGATACGCAACATTCATCCGTGTCACTCCTAACCAGCGCAGTAACGGACGAGTGATACAAAACAAGGTTACAATTTGTGTGGTACTGGTAATAATGCGAATCTGTCCTAAAAAACCCGTTAATTCAGAGTCTGTAAAGTGATTAGCATAAGTGCTAAACCAGAGAAACTCTGACATTACATAAATCAGAATAAATAAGAAACTGCTGCTGGCGAGATAGAACACTAAAGGATAACGTTGCACTAAATCGGGAAATGTCCTTAAAGATTCAAATAAACCAATGCGTTTCTTGGTACTACTACTTTCTAAACGGGGTTGCGAATTTTCCAAATAAATCACTTGCGCGATCGCGATTCCAAAAACTAACACCACACAACCCAGTAATTGTCGGTTATTCAAATACTGCGCCAACAACGTGGTCAACAGTCCTCCTAACAAGATTCCCACCGCTTGTGCAATCCCAAAAAAAGGCGCGTAACGTTTATATTCGAGGGTAGTAAAGTAATCTGTAATCAGGTTGGGATACAGAATATTAATGAATAAATCAAACTGAAAAAACGCCGTAATGCTGATACAAAAATACAGAGGGAGGGTATTGAAATGGAGGACGAGAGAAAAAACCGAGAAGAGAATAACAGAGCCAAAAAGGGTATATTGAAAAAGACGAACTCGACTAAAGCGATCAATAACTTGGGACACTCCACCATAAGCAACTGTGGAGAAAAGCCCTAATAAAATAAAAGAAAGGGGAAGATACTCAGCACCCGCATTACTGAGAAAAAGCGAGTTTGCAATGTTCATCGCCATAATGCAAAAAGTGAGCATCGTCACCGCAAGCATTAAAAATTGCGTGAGACGGTTCACTTTCCAAGTGGAGAGGTTGAAGCGTTGTTCCACAAACTGATTGATCATTGAAGGGTTTGAGGGTTGAGAGAGCGGAAGTGGACAGAAAATGTGATTTAAGTGAGTCCATTAACCAGCACTTTGAGTAATTTGAAAACTCTTCTCTGCTCAGAAGTGCAACCATAACTTTCTCGACTTGAGTTCCCATCGTAGCTTAAACGCAGCCCTTTTGCGTTGTTTTTCATTTCTGAGTTTTTGTAAACTTTTCAGGTCAGGATGTCATCCTAGGGATCAACATTGAAGGGGAGAAATTGCAGAAAGGGTTTGACTAATTTTTAACTACCGTTGCTGTGTTGATCCTCAGTGAACGATAATTTGGAGTGCCGTGCTGATAACTCAGAAGCCAGATTAATTGCAGCTTTTAAACTCTGACAATTGGCGACTCCTTTCCCCGCAATATCAAAGGCGGTTCCGTGGTCGGGAGAAGTGCGAATAAAGGGTAAACCAATCGTGGTATTAATTGCTTCATCAAACGCCATTAACTTCACAGGAATTAACCCTTGGTCATGATATAACGCGAGATACGCATCCGCAGCCGTAGCATTTGCATCCTGAAACCAAGCGAATCCAGGTTTGACCCATAAAGTATCTGGGGGGACTAATCCCACTAAATCGACTTCAGGATAGCTTTTACGGGCTTGTTCTAGCCAAGAGAATAACCAATCTTGTTCTTCTGTCCCCAGTTGTCCCGCTTCTCCACTGTGAGGATTTAAACCCGCGATCGCGATTTGCGGTTGTTCAATGCCAAAGTCTTGTTTTAAAGTCCGAATCAGTAAGTCTAGCTTTTGCGTCATCAAAGCTGGAGTTAACGTTTCTGGGACTGCTTTGAGAGGAATGTGAGTGGTCGCCAGCAGTGTTCGTAATGTCCAACCCGTACGCGGCGATCGCGCCACAAATAGCATTCCAAACTGTTCGACTTGTGCAAATTGGGCTAAGACTTCGGTTTGTCCAGGATAATCGTGTCCCGCTAACGTCCAACAAGATTTAGCAATAGGAGACGTGACGATCCCATCAAAGTTTCCCGCCAAGGTTTCTTCAATCGCTGTCTTCAGATAAGCAAAACTGGCTTCCCCACTAGCAGCATTTCCCGACCCCACGGTAATCTCATCGAGTGTTTTCACGGAAAGGGGAACTTCTAGTAAAGGAATCTGATCAACTGAGACTAAATCAGAAACATCGTTTAACTGTTGTGCTGTTTTTTCCAGCAGCGATCGGGTTCCCACCACTGTCACCTCACAGCCTTCGCTCACAGTCGGATCAGCCAAGGCTTTCAAGACAATTTCTGGTCCAATTCCTGCGGGATCTCCTAATGTCAGGGCTAAGCGCGATCGCTGCTTTTGTTTAATCATCTGGTCACCCCCTCACCTTGTCATCCACCAGGACGAAGTTTAAAGCGGATCGCGATCGCGGTAATATTATCATGACCTTGTTTTTCCCTAGCAAAATTAATAAAATCTAACAAACTGCTTTCGAGATTCGTCTTCGATTGCAACCAAGAACTGAGATGGTCTTCAGCATAAGTTTCCAGGAAATCCCCATCCGATAAACCATCACTACACAAAATCAATAAAGTATCCTCTTGTATCTCTAAATATTGGATGTCTGGATTCACTTTACTATTTTTGCGCGGACCTAACGCTTGGGTTAATTGATAGGCATTAGCAAGATTATAAGCATCTTCTGGAGACATTCCTTTGGCAATTTCCCGTTGACCCACTTCATGATCCACCGTCAACTGAAAAACATCCCCATAGCGATTGACTTGATAGGCGCGAGAATCTCCCACGTGCGCGATCGCAACCTGGGTATCTTGCACTAACGCCATCACCAAAGTAGTTCCCATGCGTCCTGCACCGGATCGCGCTTTATCCTGGTTTACCTCATGAATTTTCTCATTTGCCAAGAGAATCCCTTCTCGAATTATATCTTCATCAGGGAGGTCTTCTCTCCAGTGGCTTTCAAAATAACGCTGTAACGTTTCTACCGCCATCGCACTAGCGACTTCTCCCGCAGAATGTCCCCCCATACCATCACACACAATATACAATCCCCGCACTTGTGTCGTTGTTTCTTGGGGAGATTCCTCTTGACGCAT comes from Halothece sp. PCC 7418 and encodes:
- a CDS encoding cyclic nucleotide-binding domain-containing protein — its product is MINQFVEQRFNLSTWKVNRLTQFLMLAVTMLTFCIMAMNIANSLFLSNAGAEYLPLSFILLGLFSTVAYGGVSQVIDRFSRVRLFQYTLFGSVILFSVFSLVLHFNTLPLYFCISITAFFQFDLFINILYPNLITDYFTTLEYKRYAPFFGIAQAVGILLGGLLTTLLAQYLNNRQLLGCVVLVFGIAIAQVIYLENSQPRLESSSTKKRIGLFESLRTFPDLVQRYPLVFYLASSSFLFILIYVMSEFLWFSTYANHFTDSELTGFLGQIRIITSTTQIVTLFCITRPLLRWLGVTRMNVAYPMVTLAALLGFALRGDLKSAIALNINGDSINKGLATPVHQLNYNAIPPEFSGRVRTLTDGIFYAVGLTLAGVSLLIAQSFLSAMQIGGIAIILTTVGLLARLPMGRLYAEGLESMIRSNTLELDEFNYRTQLPAGSSTAIQDLIINGDPYTKVKGLEFARRLGKPSQFLPEVKVLLEENGNDAAIRLAVVDVFGTDADTEALDKFKEFLDSDRVALKTTALEILIANQDSLSLLKIQQLLQAESQKIRLLAALVVKMSLTPTNREIEAMSEQVWDSPWEEQAAIAIARVIGKTENRDLIYLLEPILSNDNATLKKAGLEALAKVSDRGDIEIAEMASRDLKHPNSEVRAAAFHLLGVTRCEGMLHNVGMGLGDADPRVRQEAAQVLATYGEQGLALAKDSLSSRNSEVVNAAITAITQVRTKKANEILLDYLAPDFRELNKTQAWQKQIPQSDPNWRPLAIAISDYHNRVVQKVLYILSCLGHSRTVNTVSRAFNSTNPREVANAVEVLATLPQRRFALPLMPILEQMGQPQPKPTARSRTTSPAWLRSKGYKLLLEALEARDRWIRIGALIVMATVPFALMKDPDPLVKNTAQQLFLPILHRPSLQNVLMNRLLLLKNVALFKNLSLEELLLIDKALEQEQVLADQTIFSEGKWGTHLYIIAEGSVRIVKDFDGESQDLRHLSVGEYFGEVSLFDEAPHWESAIALQDCTLLKLEKSRFISVISQRPHIILEICRFLSQRLRETDKFRPSSKRLLPPSEEMEVAQSQ
- a CDS encoding glycosyltransferase family 4 protein gives rise to the protein MSAESYYLLSFLLGTILVIMLTPIVKRVGIATGQVDKPDSRKIHNAPIVRIGGISIFSATVLTVVALYLTKGWDLLSPQEIKNVIGVTLGGCVFFLMGLADDIFDLSPFKRLGLQFLAIGGLWWQGLRIDLSFIPWDNALVVNSLSFLITFLWLAGVANALNWIDGMDGLASGVTGIIALGILFVTLENGNNGMALLMAIMAGSAIAFLWYNFHPATIFMGDGGSNFLGFMLAGASLVGIANESGWGNTLAPFVFLAVPIGDMIIVINARLRKGMSPFVADNIHVHHRLLAKGLSQTMTALLIYSVTLWTGTIGLMFGGIEQPWLYFLPATILLLIMIWQLQRSRKVQKEE
- a CDS encoding serine/threonine phosphatase; the protein is MSYSEDYNQPLNNEDNFEQEAESALGELMTDAEDAPTMAFAMQLDRIDHAGGTDIGRRRHNEDYFGIQTQMRQEESPQETTTQVRGLYIVCDGMGGHSAGEVASAMAVETLQRYFESHWREDLPDEDIIREGILLANEKIHEVNQDKARSGAGRMGTTLVMALVQDTQVAIAHVGDSRAYQVNRYGDVFQLTVDHEVGQREIAKGMSPEDAYNLANAYQLTQALGPRKNSKVNPDIQYLEIQEDTLLILCSDGLSDGDFLETYAEDHLSSWLQSKTNLESSLLDFINFAREKQGHDNITAIAIRFKLRPGG
- the glyA gene encoding serine hydroxymethyltransferase — its product is MTQTNLDFLLQTDPTISGMMQKELQRQREHLELIASENFTSPAVMATQGSVLTNKYAEGLPKKRYYGGCEFIDEIEQVAIDRAKELFGAASANVQPHSGAQANFAVFLTLLKPGDKIMGMDLSHGGHLTHGSPANVSGKWFEAVHYGVSQETEQLDYDHILEVARQERPKLIICGYSAYPRIINFEKFRAIADEVGAYLLADIAHIAGLVASGHHPNPVPHCDVVTTTTHKTLRGPRGGLILTRDPELGKKFNKSVFPGTQGGPLEHVIAGKAVAFGEALKPEFKAYSGQVIANAQAMAQQLQNRGFKIVSGGTDNHLMLVDLRSVNLTGKQADQLVSDVNITANKNTVPFDPESPFVTSGLRLGSPAMTTRGLGTEDFAEIANIIADRLQNPEDEQVKQACVQRVAALCERFPLYPHLNAPVPAMA
- the pdxA gene encoding 4-hydroxythreonine-4-phosphate dehydrogenase PdxA, with product MIKQKQRSRLALTLGDPAGIGPEIVLKALADPTVSEGCEVTVVGTRSLLEKTAQQLNDVSDLVSVDQIPLLEVPLSVKTLDEITVGSGNAASGEASFAYLKTAIEETLAGNFDGIVTSPIAKSCWTLAGHDYPGQTEVLAQFAQVEQFGMLFVARSPRTGWTLRTLLATTHIPLKAVPETLTPALMTQKLDLLIRTLKQDFGIEQPQIAIAGLNPHSGEAGQLGTEEQDWLFSWLEQARKSYPEVDLVGLVPPDTLWVKPGFAWFQDANATAADAYLALYHDQGLIPVKLMAFDEAINTTIGLPFIRTSPDHGTAFDIAGKGVANCQSLKAAINLASELSARHSKLSFTEDQHSNGS
- a CDS encoding competence/damage-inducible protein A is translated as MSAEIICVGTELLLGDILNSNTQYLGRQLADLGIPHYFQTVVGDNPERIKQVLKIASDRAEILIFTGGLGPTPDDLTTETIASFFETPLEERPELITDIQEKFAKRGRKMSPSNRKQALMPVGATILPNPMGSASGMIWQPRESLTMMTFPGVPAEMQRMWEETAVPYLKAQGWGANVILSRTLRFWGIGESNLAEKVSALLEMDNPTVAPYASKGEVRLRVSARAESQESAIALIQPLEEQIQAIAGQDYFGADDDTLASVVGKLLLEAKQTVAVAESCTGGGLGAMLTSVSGSSGYFLGGTVAYSNEVKQGQLGVKAESLNQEGAVSGTVAQQMALGVKKQFHSDWGLSITGIAGPTGGTAEKPVGLVYVGIADPNQSTDQLELRLGEQRLRETIRHISACHALDQLRRKLLLAQE
- the gorA gene encoding glutathione-disulfide reductase, coding for MSYDYDLFVIGGGSGGIAAARRATEYGAKVGLAEFDRLGGTCVNRGCIPKKLMVYGSHFPHWFEDAKDYGWSVGEATLDWTKMTKVVNGEVDRLNGVYQRMLDKADVTVYRGYAQFIDAHTLKIGEEKVTADKILIAVGGIPEKADVPGIEHAIISDAMFTLPQQPKRFVVLGGGYIGVEFGCILNALGSQVTQIIRRPYILRGFDHDIREHLQNSLIEQGVNVWGNTEITSIEKTKEGFKLTTTGDRAETITADVVLAATGRIPRLEKLGLENTSVEVNNGAIAVNDYSCTTVPNIFAVGDCTDRINLTPVAIQEGRAFADTEFGGKDRIMSHENVPSAVFTSPEAATVGFTEAEAKEQFGEDDIQIYRARFGSTYFSVTQRKEKAMLKLVVQKSSDRVLGAHMVGEAAAEIMQGVAIPIKMGATKADFDATVAIHPSVAEEFVTMR